In Sander lucioperca isolate FBNREF2018 chromosome 12, SLUC_FBN_1.2, whole genome shotgun sequence, one DNA window encodes the following:
- the LOC116039185 gene encoding zinc finger protein 3-like isoform X2, with the protein MTSPQKKRKRGEGPKRHHCQHCDESFKSSGYLKIHQRVHTGENLHSCDQCGAVFKQQSHLKSHQRIHTGEKPYSCDQCRAAFTQQSNLKRHQRIHTGEKPYRCDQCPEAFAVQSALKSHQRIHTGEKPYSCDQCGAAFTQQGHLKKHQRIHTGEKPYSCDQCGAAFAVQGTLKSHQRIHTGEKPYCCDQCGAAFTLQSTLKTHQRIHTGEKPYSCEQCGKTFYHSNSLKKHQLIHTAS; encoded by the exons aaacggAAAAGAGGAGAGGGACCCAAACGTCACCACTGTCAGCACTGTGACGAATCCTTCAAATCATCTGgatatttaaagattcatcagagagttcacactggagagaatctacacagctgtgatcaat gtggggcagttTTCAAACAACAGAGTCACCTAAAAAgccatcaacgcattcacactggagagaagccgtacagctgtgatcaatgtagggcagctttcacacaacagagtaacctaaaaagacatcaacgcattcacactggagagaagccgtaccgCTGTGATCAATGCCCAGAAGCTTTCGCAGTACAGAGTGCCCTAAAAAgccatcaacgcattcacactggagagaagccttacagctgtgatcaatgtggggcagctttcacacaacAGGGTCacctaaaaaaacatcaacgTATTCACACTGGCGAGAAGCCGTatagctgtgatcaatgtggggcagctttcgcAGTACAGGGTACCCTAAAAAgccatcaacgcattcacactggagagaagccgtactg ctgtgatcaatgtggggcagctttcacactacagagtaccctaaaaacacatcaacgcattcacactggagagaagccgtacagctgtgaacaatgtggAAAAACTTTTTATCACAGTAATAGCCTTAAAAAACACCAGCTCATTCACACTGCCTCGTGA
- the LOC116039185 gene encoding zinc finger protein 239-like isoform X1 → MTSPQKKRKRGEGPKRHHCQHCDESFKSSGYLKIHQRVHTGENLHSCDQCGAAFTLQCYLKIHQGIHTGEKVYSCDQCGAVFKQQSHLKSHQRIHTGEKPYSCDQCRAAFTQQSNLKRHQRIHTGEKPYRCDQCPEAFAVQSALKSHQRIHTGEKPYSCDQCGAAFTQQGHLKKHQRIHTGEKPYSCDQCGAAFAVQGTLKSHQRIHTGEKPYCCDQCGAAFTLQSTLKTHQRIHTGEKPYSCEQCGKTFYHSNSLKKHQLIHTAS, encoded by the exons aaacggAAAAGAGGAGAGGGACCCAAACGTCACCACTGTCAGCACTGTGACGAATCCTTCAAATCATCTGgatatttaaagattcatcagagagttcacactggagagaatctacacagctgtgatcaatgtggggcagctttcacactacAGTGTTACCTAAAAATACATCAaggcattcacactggagagaaggtgtacagctgtgatcaatgtggggcagttTTCAAACAACAGAGTCACCTAAAAAgccatcaacgcattcacactggagagaagccgtacagctgtgatcaatgtagggcagctttcacacaacagagtaacctaaaaagacatcaacgcattcacactggagagaagccgtaccgCTGTGATCAATGCCCAGAAGCTTTCGCAGTACAGAGTGCCCTAAAAAgccatcaacgcattcacactggagagaagccttacagctgtgatcaatgtggggcagctttcacacaacAGGGTCacctaaaaaaacatcaacgTATTCACACTGGCGAGAAGCCGTatagctgtgatcaatgtggggcagctttcgcAGTACAGGGTACCCTAAAAAgccatcaacgcattcacactggagagaagccgtactg ctgtgatcaatgtggggcagctttcacactacagagtaccctaaaaacacatcaacgcattcacactggagagaagccgtacagctgtgaacaatgtggAAAAACTTTTTATCACAGTAATAGCCTTAAAAAACACCAGCTCATTCACACTGCCTCGTGA